The following are encoded together in the Pseudodesulfovibrio indicus genome:
- a CDS encoding flavin reductase family protein, translating into MTNRINIGNSAFLLPAPQVILGTILDGKPNFMAMAWVTQANYEPCVMAMAVNQGHASHRAIMETGRYSINIPSVDLVAKTDYAGLVSGNRTDKSALFDVHYGELKDVPLIRECPLALELRLVQHVALSHDTLFLGEVAAAWTEERFLTDGRVDVEKVRPFTLTMPDNRYWAVGEQVGRAWHEGKALKK; encoded by the coding sequence ATGACGAACCGGATCAACATCGGCAACAGCGCGTTCCTCCTGCCCGCGCCGCAGGTCATCCTCGGCACCATCCTCGACGGCAAGCCCAACTTCATGGCCATGGCCTGGGTCACGCAGGCCAACTACGAGCCGTGCGTCATGGCCATGGCGGTCAACCAGGGCCACGCCAGCCATCGGGCCATCATGGAAACGGGCCGGTATTCCATCAACATCCCGTCCGTGGACCTGGTCGCCAAGACCGACTACGCGGGCCTGGTGTCGGGAAACCGGACGGACAAGTCCGCCCTGTTCGACGTCCACTACGGGGAACTGAAGGACGTCCCGCTCATCCGGGAGTGCCCCCTGGCGCTGGAGCTGCGCCTGGTGCAACACGTTGCCCTGAGCCACGACACCCTGTTTCTCGGCGAGGTGGCGGCCGCCTGGACCGAGGAGCGGTTCCTGACCGACGGACGGGTGGACGTGGAAAAGGTCCGCCCCTTCACCCTGACCATGCCGGACAACCGGTACTGGGCGGTGGGCGAACAGGTGGGCCGGGCCTGGCACGAAGGCAAGGCGCTCAAGAAATAA
- a CDS encoding DUF2325 domain-containing protein, with amino-acid sequence MCAALIGGMDRLKQEYVTEAKRNGIKLKHFTGKERKISKALGEVDFVVMFTNKVSHKARKDVLDALRGKDVPVYMHHSCGVSTLRRQLDEVVG; translated from the coding sequence ATGTGCGCAGCACTCATCGGCGGAATGGACAGGCTGAAACAGGAATACGTGACCGAAGCCAAGCGCAACGGGATCAAGCTCAAGCACTTCACCGGCAAGGAGCGGAAGATTTCCAAGGCGTTGGGCGAGGTGGACTTCGTGGTCATGTTCACCAACAAGGTGTCCCACAAGGCCCGCAAGGACGTGCTCGACGCCCTGCGCGGCAAGGATGTGCCGGTCTACATGCACCACTCCTGCGGCGTCTCCACCCTGCGCAGGCAGCTG
- a CDS encoding DUF697 domain-containing protein has translation MSKQMKNFLTIAGIVVLAAFLAFLYDCVAGLSDFVGRINPALAPWVFWGLLALVGGSMAWWLALILSRPKPLLVHADPSPEELARFRQELVKRLSRNRILKDAGVNVRDESGLELGLTVLRKRADEEIRSTAKRVFIGSAVSQNGRLDSLVVLFLITRLAWRISKLYCQRPPYRELVNLYVNIAVTSFLAGSIEEFGIEEYIHELIGPLFAGSALGAVPGSEAVAGVITTSILSGSTNALLAMRCGIVARNYMSLDLDARGAMRRSATLEAARMFMSISSETVTQVTKLLVKGASAAVRGGARKTLKTMGRTVTGAAGSVGSGARTVGRGVTDSTRSVVDGVDRAVDKAAGAVKGAAGKVRDAARKASALAGRAGGDVRRVAGSAKTAIRSTGGSVERSVRKVRDKALFWKKKSED, from the coding sequence ATGTCAAAACAGATGAAGAATTTTCTGACCATCGCCGGAATCGTCGTCCTGGCGGCGTTCCTGGCCTTCCTGTACGACTGCGTCGCCGGGCTCTCCGACTTTGTCGGGCGCATCAACCCGGCGCTTGCGCCGTGGGTTTTCTGGGGGCTGCTGGCCCTGGTGGGCGGCTCCATGGCCTGGTGGCTGGCCCTGATCCTGTCCCGGCCCAAGCCGCTGCTGGTCCACGCCGACCCCTCGCCCGAGGAGCTGGCCCGGTTCCGCCAGGAGCTGGTCAAGCGGCTGTCCAGGAACCGCATCCTCAAGGACGCCGGGGTCAACGTGCGCGACGAGTCCGGGCTGGAGCTGGGCTTGACCGTGCTGCGCAAGCGGGCGGACGAGGAGATCCGGAGCACGGCCAAGCGGGTCTTCATTGGTTCGGCCGTGTCCCAGAACGGGCGGCTCGACTCCCTGGTGGTCCTCTTCCTGATCACCCGGCTCGCCTGGCGCATCTCCAAACTCTACTGCCAGCGCCCGCCCTACCGGGAGCTGGTCAACCTGTACGTGAACATCGCCGTGACCTCCTTCCTGGCCGGTTCCATAGAGGAATTCGGCATCGAGGAGTACATCCACGAGCTGATCGGGCCGCTGTTCGCCGGGTCCGCCCTGGGCGCGGTGCCCGGTTCCGAGGCTGTGGCCGGGGTGATCACCACGTCCATCCTGAGCGGCTCCACCAACGCGCTGCTGGCCATGCGCTGCGGCATCGTGGCCCGCAACTACATGAGCCTCGACCTGGACGCGCGCGGGGCCATGCGCCGTTCGGCCACCCTGGAGGCGGCCCGCATGTTCATGTCCATCTCGTCCGAGACCGTGACCCAGGTGACGAAGCTGCTGGTCAAGGGCGCTTCGGCGGCGGTCCGGGGCGGGGCCAGGAAGACGCTCAAGACCATGGGCCGCACCGTGACCGGGGCCGCCGGTTCCGTGGGCAGCGGTGCCCGGACCGTGGGACGCGGGGTCACGGACTCCACCCGCTCGGTGGTGGACGGCGTGGACCGGGCCGTGGACAAGGCCGCCGGTGCCGTGAAGGGCGCGGCGGGCAAGGTCCGCGACGCGGCGCGCAAGGCGTCCGCCCTGGCGGGCAGGGCCGGGGGCGACGTCCGGCGGGTCGCGGGTTCGGCCAAAACCGCCATCCGGTCCACGGGTGGTTCCGTGGAGCGGTCGGTGCGCAAGGTCCGGGACAAGGCGTTGTTCTGGAAGAAGAAATCCGAAGACTAG
- a CDS encoding co-chaperone GroES yields MGLKPLNDRVIVKRKEEETKTAGGIYIPDSAKEKPQNGVIMAAGPECKTVKDGDIVLFAKYAGSEFSMDGDELIIMREDDILGVFA; encoded by the coding sequence ATGGGTTTGAAACCGCTCAACGACCGCGTTATCGTCAAGAGGAAAGAGGAAGAGACCAAGACCGCCGGGGGCATCTACATTCCTGATTCCGCCAAGGAAAAGCCGCAGAACGGCGTGATCATGGCCGCCGGTCCCGAATGCAAGACCGTCAAGGACGGCGACATCGTCCTGTTCGCCAAGTACGCCGGAAGCGAGTTCTCCATGGACGGCGACGAACTGATTATCATGCGCGAGGACGACATCCTCGGAGTCTTCGCCTAA
- a CDS encoding tetratricopeptide repeat protein — MSIFSKLVKPYRRGEKHFERGRAAESRGDFGKAREYFLEGAAAFDEHFEAEPVTGAGVRPSHLVMAGVCYVRIGRDEDGLRVLRECLSRKEIPDAFLNAGYAAAQLGRADEAAELWSGYPSWAGQRVVERALKEQVRLIRSGGADLGAACEAVARAVQEQDRTNARDRNFREAGRRTSEFRQGY, encoded by the coding sequence ATGTCCATATTTTCCAAGCTGGTGAAGCCCTACCGCAGGGGCGAGAAGCATTTCGAGCGAGGCCGGGCGGCGGAGTCGCGGGGCGATTTCGGCAAGGCGCGGGAGTATTTCCTTGAGGGCGCGGCGGCGTTCGACGAGCATTTCGAAGCCGAACCCGTGACGGGCGCGGGGGTTCGGCCTTCGCACCTGGTCATGGCGGGCGTGTGTTACGTACGCATTGGCCGGGACGAGGACGGGCTGCGGGTGCTTCGGGAGTGCCTGTCGCGCAAGGAGATACCGGACGCGTTTTTGAACGCGGGCTATGCGGCGGCGCAGCTGGGACGTGCGGATGAGGCGGCGGAGTTGTGGTCCGGGTATCCTTCGTGGGCGGGCCAGCGCGTGGTGGAGCGGGCGCTGAAGGAGCAGGTCCGGCTGATCCGGTCGGGCGGTGCGGACCTCGGCGCGGCGTGCGAGGCCGTGGCCCGCGCGGTGCAGGAGCAGGACAGGACCAATGCGCGCGACCGGAATTTCCGCGAGGCGGGCCGCCGGACCTCGGAATTCCGGCAGGGATATTGA
- a CDS encoding alpha,alpha-trehalose-phosphate synthase (UDP-forming), with protein sequence MKSASQRLVVVSNRLPVALVKDENGWQVKQGSGGLVTAMAPVLKNRGGVWIGWSGAPADADPADGPDADMDRLFDDFTDEAGYELCTVPLTQAEVDGYYFGFSNEIIWPLFHDLQSRCRFHPRYWRSYLDVNFKFAEAVARRSTPDDYIWIQDYHLMHQAFFLKSMGVRRNTGFFLHIPFPPPDIFMKLPWRAKLIQALTEFDLVGFQTVQDRRNFVSSLHRLMPEAKVEGRGAVVTVNMGNRSFRAGAFPISIDFAQFSKMAAQPDVLQKAAELKEALRHRQIILGVDRLDYTKGIPERIRSIQTLLRRYPDLHGKVNFIQIAVPSREEVDEYKELRTEIEQLVGRVNGEFSIPGWVPVHYHYRNLPHDELVGYYAAADVGLVTPLRDGMNLVAKEYCACNNKGDGVLVLSEFAGAAAQLQRHAYLVNPYDMEGIAKALHRALHWEPEERKIHMAKLREQIRRNNIFRWVDSFLRAGIAKSLVDFPEMETVQFDRA encoded by the coding sequence ATGAAATCCGCTTCACAACGGCTGGTGGTTGTTTCAAACCGCCTTCCGGTCGCTCTTGTCAAGGACGAGAACGGCTGGCAGGTGAAACAGGGCTCGGGCGGGCTGGTAACGGCCATGGCCCCGGTGCTCAAGAACCGGGGCGGGGTCTGGATAGGCTGGTCCGGCGCGCCCGCTGACGCGGACCCGGCGGATGGTCCGGACGCGGACATGGACCGGCTGTTCGACGACTTCACGGACGAGGCCGGGTACGAGCTGTGCACCGTGCCCCTGACCCAGGCGGAGGTGGACGGCTACTACTTCGGGTTCTCCAACGAGATCATCTGGCCCCTGTTCCATGACCTGCAAAGCCGCTGCCGGTTTCATCCCCGCTACTGGCGCTCCTACCTGGACGTGAATTTCAAGTTCGCCGAGGCCGTGGCCCGCAGGTCCACCCCGGACGACTACATCTGGATTCAGGACTACCACCTGATGCACCAGGCGTTCTTCCTCAAGTCCATGGGGGTCAGGCGCAACACCGGCTTCTTCCTGCACATCCCCTTCCCGCCGCCGGACATCTTCATGAAGCTGCCTTGGCGGGCCAAGCTCATCCAGGCGCTCACCGAGTTCGACCTGGTGGGATTCCAGACGGTCCAGGACCGGCGCAACTTCGTGAGCTCCCTGCACCGGCTCATGCCCGAGGCCAAGGTCGAGGGGCGCGGCGCGGTGGTCACCGTGAACATGGGCAACCGCAGCTTCCGGGCCGGGGCGTTCCCCATCTCCATCGATTTCGCCCAGTTCTCCAAGATGGCCGCGCAGCCGGACGTGCTGCAGAAGGCCGCCGAACTGAAGGAGGCGCTCCGGCACCGTCAGATCATCCTCGGCGTGGACCGTCTGGACTATACCAAGGGGATTCCGGAGCGCATCCGCTCCATCCAGACCCTGCTCCGGCGCTATCCCGACCTGCACGGCAAGGTGAACTTCATCCAGATCGCGGTCCCGAGCCGCGAGGAGGTGGACGAATACAAGGAGCTGCGCACCGAGATCGAGCAGTTGGTGGGGCGGGTCAACGGCGAGTTCTCCATCCCCGGCTGGGTTCCGGTGCACTATCACTACCGGAACCTGCCCCACGACGAGCTGGTGGGCTATTACGCGGCAGCGGACGTGGGGCTGGTCACGCCGCTGCGCGACGGCATGAATCTGGTGGCCAAGGAGTATTGCGCCTGCAACAACAAGGGCGACGGGGTGCTGGTCCTGAGCGAGTTCGCCGGGGCCGCGGCCCAGCTCCAGCGGCACGCCTACCTGGTCAATCCCTACGACATGGAGGGCATCGCCAAGGCGTTGCACCGCGCCCTGCACTGGGAGCCGGAAGAGCGCAAGATCCACATGGCCAAGCTGCGGGAGCAGATCCGGCGCAACAACATCTTCCGATGGGTGGATTCCTTCCTGCGCGCGGGCATCGCCAAGTCACTGGTGGACTTCCCGGAGATGGAGACCGTGCAGTTCGATCGAGCCTAG
- a CDS encoding right-handed parallel beta-helix repeat-containing protein — protein MRYLVSFLILALLCTAAPALAVEGLVTGTGDPAQDVANVQVALDKGGTVHLRGTFDFGAEGRVKITRNVRILGQADGSGQPLTTINGGSWTLYAPLPHDDAPPAGTGPIIAVRSLHFDGARGTPLHFAHAGGLEVVGCEVENVIPQESAIEWNDGDKLSVQAGIVIGNRLVHPKEPLKGAVTGTLLIAENRFYMINDHPDMVAGFGVLADWTTGAEMTVRDNIVTRASRNGIEVLDNALDGKGRGTIVIRGNRIATDDEGIEYPHKFGPNGIVAGWYFDTTGGVDFGRNNRISITGNRIEGRGENSTGLLLYANDLVVTCNDVIMAGGDGARGIVQTGSRGFFANNRVRGKANYALYCYPFEALSATANTFAWTDLGLFTGSRGQALLGGKVNVVVGSVPSLIDKGQGNRVVETEPCSLPEADPEGESWEPAE, from the coding sequence ATGAGATACCTAGTTTCTTTCCTGATTCTGGCGCTGCTGTGCACCGCGGCCCCGGCCCTGGCCGTGGAGGGATTGGTCACGGGCACGGGCGACCCGGCCCAGGATGTGGCCAATGTGCAGGTCGCCTTGGACAAGGGCGGCACGGTCCACCTGCGCGGCACCTTCGACTTCGGAGCCGAGGGGCGGGTCAAGATCACCAGGAACGTGCGCATCCTGGGCCAGGCGGACGGCTCGGGCCAACCGCTGACGACCATCAACGGCGGTTCCTGGACCCTGTACGCGCCGCTGCCCCACGACGATGCGCCCCCGGCTGGGACCGGGCCGATCATCGCGGTGCGCTCCCTGCATTTTGACGGGGCCAGGGGGACGCCGCTGCATTTCGCCCATGCGGGCGGCCTGGAGGTCGTGGGCTGCGAGGTGGAGAACGTGATCCCGCAGGAATCGGCCATCGAGTGGAACGACGGCGACAAGCTGTCGGTCCAGGCCGGGATCGTGATCGGCAACCGGCTGGTGCATCCCAAGGAGCCGCTCAAGGGCGCGGTAACCGGCACCCTGCTCATCGCCGAGAACCGGTTCTACATGATCAACGACCATCCGGACATGGTAGCCGGGTTCGGCGTGCTGGCGGACTGGACCACGGGCGCGGAGATGACCGTCCGCGACAACATCGTGACCCGCGCCTCGCGCAACGGCATCGAGGTCCTGGACAACGCGCTGGACGGCAAGGGCCGGGGGACCATCGTGATCCGGGGCAACCGTATCGCCACGGACGACGAGGGAATCGAGTATCCCCACAAGTTCGGCCCCAATGGAATAGTCGCAGGTTGGTATTTCGACACCACCGGCGGCGTCGATTTTGGCCGCAACAACCGGATTTCCATCACCGGAAACCGCATCGAGGGGCGCGGCGAGAACTCCACGGGGCTGCTGCTCTACGCCAACGACCTGGTCGTCACCTGCAACGACGTGATCATGGCCGGTGGCGACGGCGCGCGCGGCATCGTCCAGACCGGCTCGCGCGGGTTCTTCGCCAACAACCGGGTGCGCGGCAAGGCCAATTACGCCCTGTACTGCTACCCGTTCGAAGCCCTGTCGGCCACGGCCAACACCTTCGCCTGGACCGACCTGGGGCTGTTCACCGGGAGCCGGGGCCAGGCGCTGCTGGGCGGCAAGGTCAACGTGGTGGTCGGCAGCGTTCCGTCGCTTATCGACAAGGGCCAGGGCAACCGCGTGGTGGAAACCGAACCGTGCTCCCTGCCCGAAGCCGACCCCGAGGGCGAATCCTGGGAACCGGCTGAATAA
- the groL gene encoding chaperonin GroEL (60 kDa chaperone family; promotes refolding of misfolded polypeptides especially under stressful conditions; forms two stacked rings of heptamers to form a barrel-shaped 14mer; ends can be capped by GroES; misfolded proteins enter the barrel where they are refolded when GroES binds): protein MSKSIDYKAVAREGMQRGVNILADAVKVTLGPKGRNVMLEKTWGAPQVTKDGVTVAEKIDLEDKLENMGAQMVKEVAKKTNDIAGDGTTTATILAQAVFNEGVKLLAAGRNPMGIKLGIDMAVAAVVEELDKMAKPVKKTSEIAQVGAISANNDPTIGEILAEAVDKVGDNGVITVEESQGLTTELNVVEGMQWDNGYLSPYFVNNQKDQTATFENPFILLAENKISNIKPLVPILEAVAKAGRPLLIIAETVENDALAGLTINAMRGALKVCAVKAPGFGDRRKEMVRDIGIMTGATPVSEDTAVTLESIRPEHFGTAKKVVVDKGNTLIVDGAGDKKAIKARCDEIANMAKNSTSDYDREKLQERLAKLVGGVAVVKVGAPTEIEMKERKDRVEDALNATRAAVDEGIVPGGGTALVRAGKVLKNLTSDDDTIQAGINIIARAVEEPLRQIANNCGLEGTVIVEKVKALKGNNGFNAATGEFTNLVADGVIDPKKVTRIALQNAASVSSMLLTTECAISDFVPED from the coding sequence ATGTCTAAATCTATCGATTACAAAGCGGTGGCCCGCGAGGGCATGCAGCGCGGCGTGAACATCCTGGCCGACGCCGTGAAGGTCACCCTCGGACCCAAGGGCCGCAACGTCATGCTCGAAAAGACCTGGGGCGCTCCCCAGGTGACCAAGGACGGCGTCACCGTGGCCGAGAAGATCGACCTCGAGGACAAGCTCGAAAACATGGGCGCCCAGATGGTCAAGGAAGTGGCCAAAAAGACCAACGACATCGCCGGCGACGGCACCACCACCGCCACCATCCTGGCCCAGGCCGTGTTCAACGAGGGCGTCAAGCTGCTCGCCGCCGGCCGCAACCCCATGGGCATCAAGCTCGGCATCGACATGGCCGTGGCCGCCGTGGTCGAGGAACTCGACAAGATGGCCAAGCCGGTCAAGAAGACCTCCGAGATCGCCCAGGTCGGCGCCATCTCCGCCAACAACGACCCGACCATCGGCGAGATCCTGGCCGAGGCCGTGGACAAGGTCGGCGACAACGGCGTCATCACCGTCGAGGAATCCCAGGGGCTGACCACCGAGCTGAACGTGGTCGAAGGCATGCAGTGGGACAACGGCTACCTCTCCCCCTATTTCGTCAACAACCAGAAGGACCAGACCGCGACCTTCGAGAATCCGTTCATCCTCCTGGCCGAGAACAAGATCTCCAACATCAAGCCGCTGGTGCCCATCCTCGAAGCCGTGGCCAAGGCCGGACGCCCGCTGCTGATCATCGCCGAGACCGTCGAGAACGACGCCCTGGCAGGCCTGACCATCAACGCCATGCGCGGCGCCCTCAAGGTCTGCGCCGTCAAGGCCCCCGGCTTCGGCGACCGCCGCAAGGAAATGGTCCGCGACATCGGCATCATGACCGGCGCGACCCCGGTTTCCGAAGACACCGCCGTGACCCTGGAGTCCATCCGCCCCGAGCACTTCGGCACCGCCAAGAAGGTCGTGGTGGACAAGGGCAACACCCTCATCGTCGACGGCGCCGGTGACAAGAAGGCCATCAAGGCCCGCTGCGACGAGATCGCCAACATGGCCAAGAACTCCACCAGCGACTACGACCGCGAAAAGCTCCAGGAGCGCCTCGCCAAGCTGGTCGGCGGCGTTGCCGTGGTCAAGGTCGGCGCGCCCACCGAGATCGAGATGAAGGAGCGCAAGGACCGCGTGGAAGACGCCCTGAACGCCACCCGCGCCGCCGTCGACGAGGGCATCGTCCCCGGCGGCGGCACCGCCCTGGTGCGCGCGGGCAAGGTCCTCAAGAACCTCACCTCCGACGACGACACCATCCAGGCGGGCATCAACATCATCGCCCGCGCCGTGGAAGAACCCCTGCGCCAGATCGCCAACAACTGCGGCCTGGAAGGCACCGTCATCGTCGAGAAGGTCAAGGCCCTCAAGGGCAACAACGGCTTCAACGCCGCCACCGGCGAGTTCACCAACCTCGTGGCCGACGGCGTCATCGACCCCAAAAAGGTCACCCGCATCGCCCTGCAGAACGCCGCCTCCGTGTCCAGCATGCTGCTGACCACCGAGTGCGCCATCTCCGACTTCGTGCCCGAAGACTAA